DNA sequence from the Aptenodytes patagonicus chromosome 13, bAptPat1.pri.cur, whole genome shotgun sequence genome:
GtgtgggggtccctggggaggtggTAGGAGTCCCCGGAGAAGGGGGTAGGGatgcctggggaggaggggggggaccTGGGGAGAGGATGGGGGCACTGGGGTAGAGGTGAGGGTCCCTggggggggtcctggggtgcAGATGAGGGtcctggggaggtggcaggggtccctggggggtgctggggtgcagatGATGGTCCTGGGGTTCAGATGAGGGTTCTGCGGAGGTGGCAGAAGTCCCTAGGGGAGTCCCTGGGGTGGAGGTGAGGGTGCatggggaggggctggggtggaggtgaGGGTCCTGGGGAGCAGGtggggtccctggggaggggatgggggtcCCAGAGCCGGCGCTGTGCTGTGGGGGGCTGCATTCAGTGGAGCAGGGCCTGGTGGCAccgggcagggctgtgcctgctggCCGTATCCTGCCCTGAGCGGAGCCCCCCCGCCGCGGTCCCCCGCAGCAAACTGCCGAGCTGGGCACGGGCGGTGACCCCTCGCATCTTCTACATCACGGAGAAGGCCTGGAACTACTACCCCTACACCATCACCGGtgagccctgggcagggcacgGGGATGGGCACCTGGGCACCGCCGGGCACCCTGCCCCTCTCCGGTGGCAgcggcggggggccgccgggAGAGCCTGGCCACGGCCGTTTCCCAGTCTCAccgctccctctctcccccatgATGCCACCTGGCGATGCCACCCTGTGATGCTGACGTGCCACGGTGTCCCTGCAGAGTACACGGTAAGGAGGTGGCATGGGGGGGAcccggccccttccccagcacctggcgtggctggggagggggcactgGGGTGGGTGTCCTCTGGGGGTGGGTGTCACTGGGGGTCAGCATCTTTAGGGGTGGGTGTCCCTTGGGTCTGGGCATCCCTCGGGGTGGGCATCCCTTGGGCCTGGGCGTCCCTTGGGGTTCAGTGTCCTGGGGGCTTGGTGTCCCTTGGGGCTGGGCATCCCTTGGGGTTCAGTGTCCTGGGGGCTGAGTGTCCCTTGGGGCTGGGCGTCCCTTGGGGATGGGCATCCCTCGGGGTGGGCATCCCTCAGAGTGAGTGTCCTTGGGGACTGGACATCCCTTGGGGCTCAGCATCCTTGGGGCTGGGCGTCCTTTTGGGGTGGGCATCCTTGGGAGTGGGCGTCCCTTGGGATGGGCATCCCTCGGGGCCAGCTGACGGCCGTTCCCCGCAGTGCTCCTTCCTGCCCAAGTTCTCCATCTACATCGAGACCAAGTACGAGGACAACTGCGGGGACAGCGAGAACGTGAGTCTGCACTGCAGCTGAGACCCGGCAAACTCATCGCGGGGGACGCACGCGTGCGCGCAGCCGGCGCTtctcaccctccctcccctccccagatcTTCCGCAGCGATAAAATCCTGGGCGACCACGAGGTCTCCTTCCTGGACATCGCCTTCGACGAGATCCCCGAGCGTTACTACCGCAGCCTGGAGGTAGCACCGGCGGGGGGATAGGGGAAGCTCCCCGGGGCCCACCCCCTTGTCCCCCATCCCCGGGGAGGGCTCACggccctgctctgccccccccccccctcccccccccaggacccccgtTTCTTCAGCTCAGCCAAGACGGGCCGGGGGCCGCTGCGGGAGGGCTGGCGCCAGCACACCAAGCCCATCATGTGCTCCTACAAGCTGGTGAGCGTCAAGTTCGAGGTGTGGGGGCTGCAGACGCGGGTGGAGCAGTTTGTACACAAGGTGAGGGGGGGGCcgaggccggggcggggggacgtGACACTGGGGGGACAGTGACAGGGTGCTGACCCCTGCGGTGCGTCGCAGGTGATCCGGGACATCCTGCTGATCGGGCACCGGCAGGCTTTTGCCTGGGTGGACGAGTGGTGCGGTGAGTCCACGGGGCCGCGCTGGCGCTGCCGGTGACGGGGGGGACACGGTCCCCGGGGTGGCCCCGGACCCCcagggtgggagggggctgcgggTTTAACCACCGATGCCACTAACCCCACGGGCAGCTCCcgctcttcctccagctcccctgCAACGTGCTGCTTGCGCTGCCTGCTCCGCTCGCTCCCCCTgccctcactcctgcctgcactgctgcacaCCTGGGGAAGGCTTGGCCGAAGCATGGGGCGGGGGAGAggagccccagcatccctgcctgtgctgcctgcacccccggTCTGGCAGGGAGACACGCTGCAGGTCGCTGTCGCATGCAGACACGGGGACGGGAGTGCCGGGTGTGGCAATGGCcggcagcgggtgccggcagcgGCCGCGGGGCCATCCCGGTGAGCGGCTCTCTGCCTTCCAGACATGTCCCTGGAAGAGGTCCGGGCCTTCGAGACTCAGATGCAAGTGGCCACAAACCAAAAGCTGGGGAGCCAGCACCCCTAATCCCCCCCCGTGGGGGCAGCCCTGCCACACGCTGCCTGCAGGGGATGGAGACCCCAGACCCCGCCATGCTGCCTGCAggcgggtgcaggcaggggggctTGTGCATGCTGAGCCCCCCCTGCACCCGGCGGCAGAGGGTCCCCCCTTACCCGGCTGCCCTCCCCGCGTGtcccctgcctgcgctgcccgcaCTGTCTGTCCgtcccttccctgctgctgggTGGGCTGGTGCCAGAGCCGGGGGCTGGCTGCACTGCCCAGCGTCCCTCTCCCTGCCCGtcccccctgtccccagcccctgtCCCCTTCCTGGCACCCAGCTCGGGGGGGAGCCGGTGCGTGGGGCACAGGCTGCCCCGGGATGACAGGGTGCAGGATGTGGCCGTGCCGAGCGGCCCCAAGCCCGGCTGTGCTCAGCAGGGATGACAATGGAGGAGGTGCGGTGCTACGAGCGGGAGACTCAGGAGGCCACCAACGAGCTCATCGGCCTGGTGGCACCCACCATCTCGGTCAGCGAGGTGGGGCAGCCCACGGCCTCGCACTCGGCCCCCGCCAGCGCCCCCTCCACCCCCCTCAGCGACGAGGCCCCCGATTTTCTCGCTCCCCCCAAGACTCGCCCGCGCAAGAAGTCAGCGCCGGAGACCCTGACGCTGCCCGCGCTGCGGGAACGCGCTGGCGCCGAGTGACGCCAGCTGTGCCGCGCCGTGCCACCTCCCCGGCCGGACCGTGCCAGCCCCGCCACCCGCCACAGCCCCTCCGACAGGTGCTGACCCCAGGGAGGGACCCACCATCGGGGCGCAGGGAGCCCCGAGGGGGTACCGGCCTCCCCAAGCCATCGCGGATGCCCACGTGGGACATTGCCACCATCGCTGTGCCGGACCCGCTGGCTGCACGGGGAGGGGATGCCAGGCCTGCGCGGGTCCCCGGCAGCGTCGGGCGATGCTGCAGGGGCCAGTTCGCTCAGCGCCGCCCACCCCGGTTTCCGCAGGGGCTGGCGAGCAGTGGGGCGGCAGCAGCCGGTGCCCACGTGCCGTGGCCGGGCTGGGCGCCGGTGCTGGgctgagcagctgcagggctcGGTGAGTGACGCTGGAGCACCACCGGTGCAGGGGCACAGCACATGTGACGGTGACAGCCAGGTGCCCAGGCTGGGGCTCCCCGTGGGACCCCAGGGGCCACACAGCCCCGTGCACGGCAGGTCCCGCAGTCGGGGTCCCCTTCGCCGTCCTTTCAGGCGCCGTGGCTGCCCGAGGCGGGCTGGGGCAGGCTCAGCCCTCCGttttctttgggaaaacaaaggccttttcagaaataaaagctcaAGACACGGCGGCCGGCTGCTGGCGGTGGTTTATTCGGCTCCGTGGAGGGATGCCATGCCTGTGCCGTACTTGTGCCGGGGTGCCACGTTCCCTGGGACTGGATGTGTGTGGCAAGGGATGGCTGGATCGCTGATCTCGGGATGGGGAGCCGGGGTCCTGGGACGGGGTAGCGAGGGGCTGGGGGTCGGGTAGGCAGGACGGCGCTGGCTGCAGGGggtcagcccagccctggggcgaTGCCCCCAGCCGTGCCGGCAGCACTGGGCTCCCCTCTCTGCCAGCCATCACCGTCCTCCAGCGCCTCGGCAGCCGGCACAGCTGACGCCACCGGCCCCAGCAGGGCGATGTAGTAGGAGCTGCAGTAGACGGGCGCCTTGTTGGGGCTGGAGTAGACCTGCTCAGGCCGGAGCGAGGCGAAGGGGTTGGCGGCATAGCCCATGATATGCGTCTCGAGCTCCACCAGGATCTGCAGGGAGGACTTCAGCTCCTGCTCGCTGCCGGGAGAGGGGGAGGACGGGCCCCGTTACCAGCCGGCTGTGCTGGCACgctgcgggggggagggggggagcgggacCGTGCTCACCTGTAGACGGTGAAGAGGACGGGCAGGCAGTAgtcccgcagcagcagcagggtgggcAGCCAGCCCGCCAGCAGGTCTGGGCAGGCGTGGAAACCTGTGGGGACACGGCGGTGAGGGTCCCACCTCTCTCCCATCCTGTCCCGGCCCCGGGGGAAAGATGGCTTTAACGGCAGCCACTCCGTGCTGGAGACCCCGGGGTGCACGGTGATGCTGGCAGTGGGGCTTGGCAGCCCTTGGCAAGGTGGGTTCCGTCTCCCCACCAGCATGAGGGGCATCCCCGGCTCTGGGTCCTGGGCTGAGCCACCGCACCGAGACCTGAAGGCAGGGACCCCTTTGGGTGCTGCTCGCACCCGCTGACCGGCAGGTGGGTGACACAGGCAGGACGCTGAGTGCCTGGGGGGGATGAAGCAGCCGAGCCCCAGGGGGTCACCCTGGCTGCTCTGGCTGTGCGGGGTGGCCCATTGTGGCTTAGTGCATGGCCGTGGCAAGACCCGGGCACATCCTGAGCCCCCAGTGGTGCTGGGGCACTCGGGGTCTGCCCTGTACCCTGCCAGGGACGTCCCACTCCGGGCAGCGGGGTGGCGAGGGTCCGGGCCCCTCCACAGTGCGGGCACTCACCCGGGTGAAAGCCCACCACCAGGTCGGGCCGGGCGGCCAGCTTCGTCTCCACGTGGCTTTCCCAGAAGTCATGGTACAGCCCTTTGTAGCTGCTGAGATAGACCCTTCCCCGGGGCGCTGGCGCAGCCAGGGGTGGCCTCATGACGGGTCCGTCGACCACGTCCACCCCCACCATCACCACCTCCACGCCCCGGTGCCCCGGGAACATCCGCGTCAGCTCGTCGTAGTCCGTCAGCCGGGTGTTGAGGGTCTCGACGTGGGACGCCCCCACCACGTGCACGGTGAGGACCTTGGCCAGGGGGTCGATGCCAAAAAGCCGCAGCCCCAAGCCAATGGTGAGCGGCCGCGAGTGGAAGTCAGTGACCAGCCGCCGGACGGATTCACGCAGCTCCCCGTCC
Encoded proteins:
- the MSS51 gene encoding putative protein MSS51 homolog, mitochondrial; this encodes MAGGRRRGGGGRRGGPRQHPGTHEAAPSPAPLSPAATVAQQNAGAAPKTVRPKKPAEEPAARGPDVDSLGFQAMDRNVPGLSHVILQKLNMKSYEDYKSAMDGRKSGSDFGIRTYFDMFHKMEDTFKFCAECKKLPDALPDPKSLRRCKRCQNVYYCGVACQRANWPLHKKFCKKLKLVALDRLVEWLVFTGDIPFPTETWTKPAWDVEGWEDWFSMQEQLEEKLGAVLAGRYMTLLWANAGKPRPEDGELRESVRRLVTDFHSRPLTIGLGLRLFGIDPLAKVLTVHVVGASHVETLNTRLTDYDELTRMFPGHRGVEVVMVGVDVVDGPVMRPPLAAPAPRGRVYLSSYKGLYHDFWESHVETKLAARPDLVVGFHPGFHACPDLLAGWLPTLLLLRDYCLPVLFTVYSEQELKSSLQILVELETHIMGYAANPFASLRPEQVYSSPNKAPVYCSSYYIALLGPVASAVPAAEALEDGDGWQRGEPSAAGTAGGIAPGLG